Proteins encoded in a region of the Anopheles aquasalis chromosome 2, idAnoAquaMG_Q_19, whole genome shotgun sequence genome:
- the LOC126570252 gene encoding uncharacterized protein LOC126570252: MRSLQILVHLLSAALLTQPLLAAPIFWFLPWSFPNFPTSTSSTSGTTSSSSTANGASNSSNVSVAIGNRVNTSTGLDDYGTNITNVQINVNRQRRSVANTILDLNDLDGSGGGGGGGAEADTGGSYISIGEHTVRLPANITNLTLNTYLINGIPVPDDSVLVSNEVGNAGDPSLLVTAIRLFRNFLKSFLVPANG; encoded by the exons ATGCGTTCCTTACAGATCTTGGTGCATCTGCTGTCGGCCGCACTGCTG ACACAACCGTTGCTGGCGGCCCCGATATTTTGGTTTCTGCCCTGGAGCTTCCCCAACTTCCCGACGAGCACATCGAGCActtccggcaccaccagctcctcctccaccgccaaCGGTGCATCGAACTCTTCGAATGTTTCGGTAGCGATCGGTAATCGCGTCAATACCTCGACCGGGCTCGATGATTACGGTACCAACATAACGAACGTGCAGATCAACGTGAACCGGCAGCGCCGTTCGGTTGCTAACACGATTCTCGACCTTAATGACCtcgatggtagtggtggtggtggtggtggtggtgcagaagCTGATACTGGTGGTTCCTACATTTCCATCGGTGAACACACGGTTCGCCTGCCGGCAAACATCACCAATCTCACCCTCAACACGTACCTCATCAACGGAATACCGGTACCGGACGACAGCGTACTGGTGTCTAACGAGGTGGGAAACGCTGGAGACCCCAGTTTACTGGTGACGGCCATTAGACTTTTTAGgaactttttaaaatcattcctCGTACCAGCTAACGGCTAG